A genome region from Myripristis murdjan chromosome 16, fMyrMur1.1, whole genome shotgun sequence includes the following:
- the cicb gene encoding protein capicua homolog isoform X2, translating into MRPLKKHRGRSPPLTRGRGARRKGTSQPPPEKDSRRDRVRRETLVKMPQQTPPNPNAPSTRRHTPPTAASSHKEPITNSNTHTREQSNELRKPVVSVEKDRKQSEGKTEERKTVGTNGNSTPSSDTIASSTSTTTPLSTGAPTPATNHSPSPGSGSVSSRKTATFKARVPKKKYTYEHFASSANTLTTTPTSSPSLTNNSYYNSSQNSDSMNMTNSNLSSSNSISNSISKSISSSVNSSAGTNSTSSINNTANSTNSSTSGYSISNSSNSISNNSSGNQPLTLIVDSKAIEVNRFSNVSVEGGALRTAAPQDRESQAGENEADGAPNSVRSSSTDTASEHSADLEAVEASGPSQHQKNSHSPGPVQNSHPREVSLSEGLAEALAKGLKNQRVLARQLWRVKSGVQATGEGVGKERDLGSLSPLFRPGVVRRVSGGIVEVQLQGEEGVTQYPFHGAAIMTSSAGVESAVDFILDAPPPGTAPVAVGTRVCVPFGGDEGGPAVYREGVVSQVDPHPAVSFPYRVLLNEDRENVEDGGGMGEEERRKAKAQAVWVSRPSLRLLTPPWEVPHLDGSGTREREREREREERERREEMEVEREVCQLSIGMGVLGGGARLGHGFSHQGVVAGHPYGNVHAPSHSSTATSGVMASAVHGCGDNCPDRERERERQKQPNTPEEDMEVSRFNMGLSGGPKSDSGALQHRHILSKSTGYPPSSPHLSVVRALGPPHLSTLTSPQPSPSPALLGPEMNITTPNLPPSKTTPTQTPTPTSGGGSSSTSSSRSRTPLSLAQQKYKKGDVVCTPNGIRKKFNGKQWRRLCSREGCMKESQRRGYCSRHLSMRTKEMEAAGGERGGGGSSSGTVTPSDLRGRASSEFDWDDTSRESSEASSRGDSRPRLVLPSLLPHELSSRFDFDECEAATMLVSLGSSRSGTPSFSPISNQSPFSPAPSPSPSPLFGFRPANFSPITASPVLSHRRHRQPSGTGGGGGGGGSKTTTPGAGGERERHTSSIQPSFHTNLTFTVPMSPSKRKSDVPPPPPPPSHHHDYTPKTELEQADLNNSFRVLSPQTPTSLTLTRTHTPTFSRPRGMTTPSSSRPPSSTATSPPPLLVSPTPPSPLTPDGGPRRVVPVTQQALRDSPVIVRNPEVPLAKFTECPLGRGGGDGNGGGTNNSGSKDPSLAPLTPQPISGLQVPVPINAAAATVTNGTVLLRSPAPTLVLVSPTPPSLPAAGTPANPLQTLSVTVSTTITAPTPNSTASPREREGDRGTGFGGEVQQPVPCHPSPTALLPLILPAESLHPTPRKDIIMGRPGTVWTNVEPRSVPVFPWHSLVPFLAPTQSDASSQPGEGHQPINHPQAASLKSECQGVAALPQEPAEAPPTVERGPPSRPPPSSDEPPPEKEKGDGERERPDSETESDVDDPFLPGVLPDQPLSTSPVKRRTQSLSALPKDGDKNSPGKREKDHIRRPMNAFMIFSKRHRALVHQRHPNQDNRTVSKILGEWWYALGPKEKQKYHDLAFQVKEAHFKAHPDWKWCNKDRKKSSSEGRGVPGGKDIRERSMSETTEPHSVELKGVGPGLVGVSERSTGEGHVGQLTRPRAFSQSAMHSLERTERGNTQALAELAQMCGDGGAQFSGRGPPLSQSQRGVSEDMTSDEERMVICEEEGDDDVIEDPYPSSSIDLKCKERVTDSDSENGSGDESDHKRVFAPVICSTASSSSHPTPHSRSVSLTSYPTNKRYDDGRSGGGGFSDRRRKGGGEGEGKDAFGGEGGGVPAHSLSLSSSQSVISSSPAGGPASSAVGPLGLNPLLGMGAVRVASTMVTNVVRPVISTPVPIASKPRDGGTSSSPHPPDRKSLTPQQQPQLLIGSGPGSGPTATGGGYYSSSSPNPVGAGVGPGGVVTNLVLGGAFPAQPAVQLITPSPQPQSSQQQAPPTTPVSVPHSQTNGPLPVPLLQPQFLPAPSLAPPGGKAITQVQYILPTLPASTNPKSPPQQLSQPTSIFNLPTAPPTHVSLANGKQQASSSLTGYTSSPAVGVVSPGGRVQTQSPVLQGKMLVPMATVRTAPAPAQQFPIVAPPLPVQNGAQAGSKIIQIAPMPVVQSQLPQGGAVHPASPFPVTVGTAAVVAPGSAPSQAVLLPPAPARITYVQSTPGVPSTVPLVSTTTGSSPTQQALPVPGSAYVQSPLATLGFTAIAPPGQTLVQPLITGQPPLLATAQSPQPSTPAPASCTGGQIVTAIYPPSPSVTMATGVVSMTAVPPSVVYSVSSPSSVSPHSLPKHTAASSSIAHTHPQPHLDRQADRHLSQDRPADRQADRQTDRQTELLTPQDRHLERQTQVSSTSSSVAPPSGSAVSIRPCSPPLPIHTSGSAPGTPKLPQLPVRTPQKVKATVANIPVGSYEGGGRGKERDRERERERDREREREREKERERESAPNSRFSFEPDPAGQIGSPSTHLAEEPPSCDRPPEGSSTAESSDTRSRDITTKEGGWKETLPSSPLPPLSATEPTLPPPQTDKDGPPPKKVKARPPPLKKTFDSVDKVLSEVYFEERFAELPEFRPEEVLPSPTLQSLATSPRAILGSYRRKRKNSTDLDSSTEDPVSPKRKSRRRSSCSSEPNTPKSAAKCEGDIFTFDRAGTDGEDILGELEFDKVPYSSLRRTLDQRRALVMQLFQENGFFPSAQATAAFQTRYSDIFPTKVCLQLKIREVRQKIMQTAAPSEALGVGCSDSTSSLPGPSSSQSGEGSGRGGGETQGDEVEREAEPSPEEPRDSQDSSR; encoded by the exons ATGAGACCATTAAAGAAACACAGGGGGCGTTCTCCCCCATTGACCAGGGGCAGAGGGGCACGGAGGAAAGGGACGTCTCAGCCCCCCCCAGAGAAAGATAGTAGGAGAGACAGAGTCAGGAGGGAGACACTTGTCAAAATGCCACAGCAAACCCCCCCAAATCCCAATGCTCCCTCCACTCGCCGTCACACCCCACCCACCGCAGCAAGCTCCCATAAAGAGCCTATCACAAATAGCAATACCCATACAAGGGAGCAGTCTAATGAGCTAAGGAAACCTGTGGTGTCAGTAGAGAAGGACAGAAAGCAGAGTGAAGGAAAGActgaagagaggaagacagtgggGACAAATGGAAATAGCACCCCATCCAGTGATACCATAGCTTCTTCTACCTCTACTACAACGCCACTCTCCACAGGCGCTCCCACCCCTGCCACCAACCACAGCCCCAgccctggctctggctctgtctCCAGCAGGAAGACAGCCACCTTCAAGGCTCGTGTCCCGAAGAAGAAATATACTTATGAGCACTTTGCTAGCAGTGCAAACACCCTAACTACCACCCCTACCTCCAGCCCTTCTCTCACAAATAACAGTTACTACAATAGCAGTCAAAACAGTGATAGCATGAATATGACTAATAGCAATCTcagcagtagtaacagcatTAGTAATAGCATTAGTAAGAGCATTAGTAGTAGCGTCAACAGTAGTGCTGGCACTAACAGTACAAGCAGTATTAATAACACTGCTAACAGTACTAACAGTAGTACTAGCGGTTATAGTATTAGcaatagcagtaatagtatAAGTAATAATAGCTCAGGTAATCAGCCATTAACACTAATTGTGGATAGTAAAGCTATAGAGGTGAATCGTTTTAGCAATGTCTCCGTTGAGGGCGGGGCTCTTAGGACAGCAGCTCCCCAGGACAGAGAGTCCCAAGCTGGGGAAAATGAAGCAGATGGAGCCCCTAACTCAGTACGCTCCTCGTCCACTGATACAGCCAGTGAGCACTCGGCAGACTTGGAGGCAGTGGAGGCATCAGGACCAAGCCAGCATCAAAAGAACTCCCATAGCCCGGGTCCTGTCCAGAACTCACACCCCAGAGAGGTCAGTCTATCAGAGGGGCTAGCAGAAGCTTTAGCCAAGGGCCTGAAGAACCAAAGAGTTTTGGCTCGCCAGTTGTGGAGAGTGAAGAGTGGGGTTCAGGCTACAGGGGAGGGAGTGGGCAAGGAGAGAGACTTGGGGTCCTTGTCCCCGTTGTTCAGACCAGGGGTGGTGCGCAGGGTGAGTGGAGGTATTGTGGAAGTCCAACTCCAAGGAGAGGAGGGCGTCACTCAGTACCCCTTCCATGGTGCAGCTATAATGACATCGTCAGCAGGGGTAGAGAGCGCTGTAGACTTCATTTTGGATGCCCCCCCACCTGGCACTGCTCCTGTGGCTGTAGGAACCcgagtgtgtgtgccttttgGAGGAGATGAGGGTGGTCCCGCCGTGTACAGAGAGGGGGTAGTCTCTCAGGTGGACCCCCACCCTGCTGTCTCGTTCCCTTACCGGGTGCTTCTGAATGAGGACAGAGAGAATGTGGAAGATGggggagggatgggggaggaggagaggaggaaagctAAGGCCCAGGCTGTGTGGGTTTCCCGACCAAGCCTGAGACTGCTCACCCCTCCCTGGGAGGTCCCACATTTAGATGGAAGCGGGACCAGGGAAAGAGAGcgggagagggaaagggaagagagagagcggagggaggagatggaggtGGAAAGGGAGGTGTGTCAGTTAAGTATTGGGATGGGGGTGCTGGGAGGGGGAGCCAGGTTGGGCCATGGCTTTTCCCACCAAGGGGTCGTTGCTGGGCATCCCTATGGAAACGTGCATGCACCTTCCCACTCCTCCACTGCGACTTCTGGTGTTATGGCCAGTGCAGTCCATGGCTGCGGTGATAACTgtccagacagagagagggaaagagagagacagaaacagccCAACACTCCAGAGGAAGACATGGAAGTGTCTCGGTTTAATATGGGCCTCTCTGGTGGTCCCAAGTCTGATTCCGGGGCCCTCCAGCACAGACACATCCTCTCCAAGTCCACTGGCtaccctccttcctcccctcatCTCTCTGTGGTGCGGGCCCTGGGACCTCCACACCTCTCTACACTAACTAGCCCCCAGCCATCCCCCTCTCCTGCCTTACTGGGGCCTGAGATGAACATTACCACCCCAAACCTACCTCCATCCAAGACCACTCCCACCCAGACCCCTACTCCCACTTCAGGAGGGGGgtcctcctctacctcctcttcTCGCTCCCGGACCCCCCTGTCTCTGGCTCAGCAGAAGTACAAGAAGGGAGACGTGGTTTGCACCCCGAATGGGATTCGTAAGAAATTTAACGGTAAGCAGTGGAGAAGGCTGTGCTCCAGGGAGGGCTGCATGAAGGAGTCTCAGCGTCGAGGATACTGCTCCAGACACCTGTCCATGCGGACCAAAGAGATGGAAGCAgcggggggagagaggggaggaggagggagtagCTCAGGGACAGTCACTCCCTCTGACCTGCGGGGGAGAGCGAGTAGTGAGTTTGACTGGGACGACACATCgagagagagcagtgaggccagcagcagaggagactCCAGACCCCGCCTggtcctcccctctctgctcccccACGAGCTGTCATCACGCTTTGACTTTGATGAGTGTGAGGCCGCCACTATGCTGGTGTCGTTAGGGAGTTCTCGTTCTGGCACCCCCTCATTTTCTCCCATCTCCAACCAGTCGCCCTTCTCCCCTGCcccctctccctcaccctcccCACTGTTTGGCTTCCGGCCAGCAAACTTCTCCCCCATCACTGCCTCCCCGGTCCTCTCACACCGGAGGCATAGGCAACCCAGTGGGActggaggtgggggagggggagggggcagcAAGACAACAACTCCAGGTgcgggaggagagagggagaggcacaCTTCAAGCATCCAGCCCTCCTTCCACACCAACCTGACGTTTACAGTCCCCATGAGCCCCAGCAAACGAAAGTCAGACGTGCCTcctcccccgccccctccctcaCACCACCACGATTATACACCCAAAACAGAGCTGGAGCAGGCGGACCTCAACAACTCTTTCAGGGTGCTATCCCCCCAGACGCCGACCTCACTTACCCTAACCCGCACGCACACTCCCACCTTCTCCCGTCCCAGAGGAATGACCACCCCTTCCTCCAGCAGGcccccctcctccactgccacctccccccctcctctgctgGTGTCTCCaactcccccctctcctctcactcccGATGGAGGGCCTCGCCGTGTGGTCCCTGTAACCCAGCAGGCCTTGCGGGACTCCCCTGTCATTGTGAGGAACCCTGAAGTCCCACTGGCAAAGTTTACTGAGTGTCCcctggggagaggagggggagatggAAACGGGGGTGGGACAAATAACTCCGGTTCTAAAGACCCCAGCCTCGCCCCCCTCACACCTCAGCCAATTTCTGGCCTTCAGGTTCCCGTCCCCATTAACGCTGCTGCAGCCACAGTAACCAACGGCACCGTCCTCCTGCGGAGCCCAGCCCCAACTCTGGTGCTGGTGTCCCCTACGCCACCCTCCCTGCCCGCTGCTGGCACCCCTGCCAACCCCCTACAGACGCTGTCAGTAACGGTTAGCACAACAATCACAGCTCCCACCCCCAACAGCACGGCAAGCCCCAGGGAGCGAGAGGGGGACAGGGGGACAGGATTTGGGGGTGAGGTCCAGCAGCCAGTTCCCTGTCACCCTTCTCCTACTGCGCTGCTACCCCTCATCCTGCCAGCTGAAAGCTTACACCCGACACCACGCAAGGATATCATCATGGGACGCCCTGGTACAG tgTGGACCAATGTGGAGCCCCGGTCAGTTCCAGTGTTCCCCTGGCATTCGTTGGTCCCTTTCCTGGCACCCACCCAATCAGATGCTTCGTCTCAGCCAGGAGAGGGCCACCAACCAATCAACCACCCCCAAGCAGCCAGCCTGAAGTCAG AGTGTCAGGGGGTGGCAGCGCTGCCACAGGAGCCTGCGGAGGCACCTCCCACTGTGGAGAGGGGACCTCCATCCCGgcctcccccctcctctgaTGAGCCACCCCCTGAGAAGGaaaaaggagatggagagagagagaggcctgacagtgagacagagagtgatGTGGATGACCC GTTCCTCCCAGGAGTGTTACCTGACCAGCCCCTCTCTACATCACCAGTGAAGAGACGCACTCAATCCCTCAGTGCGCTGCCCAAAGACGGAGACAAGAACAGCCCTGGGAAG aGGGAGAAGGACCATATTCGCCGGCCAATGAATGCATTTATGATCTTCAGTAAGCGCCACCGGGCATTGGTGCACCAGCGGCACCCAAACCAGGATAACCGGACAGTCAGCAAGATCCTGGGGGAATGGTGGTATGCCCTGGGACCTAAGGAGAAACAAAAGTACCATGACCTGGCCTTCCAG GTGAAGGAGGCCCACTTCAAGGCCCATCCAGACTGGAAGTGGTGcaacaaagacaggaaaaagtCCAGCTCTGAAGGCCGCGGGGTCCCGGGAGGCAAAGATATCCGAGAGAGAAGCATGTCTGAGACCACTG AGCCCCATTCTGTAGAGCTGAAGGGGGTTGGTCCAGGTCTGGTGGGAGTGTCTGAGCGGAGTACAGGGGAGGGTCATGTGGGCCAGCTTACCCGTCCCCGAGCCTTCTCTCAAAGTGCCATGCACAGCCTCGAGCGGACTGAGAGGGGCAACACACAGGCCCTGGCAGAATTGGCACAG ATGTGTGGGGATGGAGGTGCTCAGTTTTCCGGTCGTGGCCCGCCTTTGTCACAGTCCCAGCGTGGGGTCAGCGAGGACATGACCAGCGATGAGGAGCGCATGGTCAtctgtgaggaggagggagatgatgatgtcattg aggacCCTTATCCCAGCAGCTCCATAGACCTCAAGTGTAAAGAGAGAGTGACCGACAGCGATAGTGAGAATGGCTCTGGTGACGAAAGTGATCACAAG AGAGTTTTTGCTCCAGTTATCTGCTCCACCGCATCATCTTCCTCTCACCCCACTCCTCACAGTCGAAgtgtctctctcacctcctaCCCCACCAACAAGCGTTACGATGATGGGAGATCAGGAGGGGGAGGGTTTTCAGACcgaaggagaaagggaggaggagagggggagggtaAAGACGCAtttgggggagagggaggaggagtgccagctcactctctctcactctcgtCTAGCCAGTCGGTCATCTCCAGTTCTCCAGCTGGAGGGCCTGCCTCCTCTGCAGTGGGTCCTTTGGGTCTGAACCCACTCCTGGGTATGGGGGCTGTCAGGGTCGCTTCCACAATGGTAACCAATGTGGTGCGTCCTGTTATCAGCACTCCAGTCCCAATCGCCAGCAAACCCCGCGATGGAGGCACGTCGTCCAGCCCACATCCACCAGACAGGAAGTCCTTGAccccacagcagcagccacaacTTCTGATTGGCTCAGGACCTGGAAGCGGGCCAACAGCCACAGGGGGTGGGTACTATTCCTCCTCATCACCTAATCCTGTAGGCGCTGGGGTGGGCCCAGGTGGAGTAGTGACCAATTTGGTGTTAGGAGGGGCATTCCCTGCCCAGCCCGCTGTACAGCTCATCACCCCCTCTCCTCAGCCTCAGTCCTCCCAGCAGCAGGCCCCTCCTACCACCCCTGTGTCAGTCCCACACAGCCAAACCAACGGGCCATTGCCTGTACCCCTGCTTCAGCCCCAGTTCCTTCCTGCCCCCTCCCTGGCACCCCCTGGGGGGAAGGCCATCACACAGGTACAATACATCCTGCCCACCCTACCTGCCAGCACCAACCCCAAGAGCCCCCCTCAGCAGCTCAGCCAGCCAACCAGTATCTTCAACCTGCCCACAGCTCCACCCACACATGTTTCCTTGGCCAATGGAAAACAGCAAGCTTCAAGTTCCCTGACAGGGTATACCTCCAGTCCAGCGGTGGGTGTGGTCAGCCCAGGGGGCAGAG TGCAAACACAGTCTCCGGTGCTCCAGGGTAAAATGCTGGTTCCCATGGCAACAGTGCGGACTGCGCCAGCCCCTGCCCAGCAGTTTCCCATCGTGGCTCCCCCTCTTCCTGTACAAAACGGTGCACAGGCAGGAAGCAAG ATCATACAGATAGCTCCCATGCCTGTTGTCCAGTCCCAGCTTCCTCAGGGTGGAGCAGTGCACCCTGCCAGCCCCTTCCCAGTAACAGTGGGAACAGCTGCTGTTGTGGCTCCAGGGTCAGCCCCCTCCCAGGCTGTTCTACTGCCACCAGCACCTGCCAG GATCACCTATGTCCAGTCCACTCCAGGGGTCCCATCCACTGTGCCTCTGGTCTCCACGACAACAGGCTCTTCCCCCACCCAGCAAGCTCTGCCAGTGCCAGGATCTGCATATGTTCAATCGCCCCTAGCAACACTAGGCTTTACAGCCATCGCGCCCCCTGGACAGACTCTGGTACAGCCGCTGATTACAG GTCAGCCACCTTTACTCGCCACTGCCCAGTCCCCACAGCCCTCGACCCCAGCCCCTGCCTCCTGCACTGGGGGCCAGATAGTCACCGCCATCTACCCTCCTTCTCCCagtgtcaccatggcaacaggggTGGTCTCCATGACAGCAGTGCCCCCCAGTGTTGTCTACTCTGTCTCCAGCCCTTCCAGTGTTTCCCCCCACAGTCtgcccaaacacacagcagcctccagtagtattgcacacacacatccacagcctcacctggacagacaggcagacaggcactTGTCTCAGGACAGGCCTGCAGATCGACAGGCTGACCggcagactgacaggcagacagagctTCTGACACCTCAGGATAGACATTTGGAGAGGCAGACTCAGGTGTCCAGCACTAGCAGCTCAGTGGCACCTCCCAGTGGCTCAGCTGTTTCAATACGGCCCTGTAGTCCCCCTCTACCAATCCACACATCTG GCAGTGCACCAGGCACCCCCAAACTCCCGCAGCTTCCCGTCAGGACCCCCCAGAAAGTGAAGGCAACAGTGGCTAACATTCCTGTGGGAAGCTATGAAGGAGGAGGTCgaggaaaggagagggacagagagagagagagggagagggacagggagagggagcgagagagggaaaaggaaagggagagagaatcTGCACCCAACAGTCGTTTCTCCTTTGAGCCTGATCCGGCAGGGCAGATAGGGTCTCCCTCTACACATCTTGCTGAGGAGCCGCCCTCCTGCGACAGGCCCCCAGAGGGTTCTAGCACAGCAGAGTCATCTGACACACGCAGCAGGGACATTACCACCAAAGAG GGTGGATGGAAGGAgacccttccctcctctcctctgccccctCTGTCAGCTACTGAACCCACTCTACCGCCACCCCAGACTGATAAAGATGGTCCTCCGCCCAAAAAGGTCAAGGCCCGCCCACCACCACTGAAGAAGACCTTCGACTCTGTGGACAA GGTGCTGTCAGAGGTGTATTTTGAGGAGCGCTTTGCAGAGCTGCCAGAGTTCCGGCCTGAGGAGGTTCTGCCTTCGCCCACCCTACAGAGCTTGGCCACCTCTCCCCGTGCTATCTTGGGCAGCTACCGTCGCAAGAGGAAGAACTCTACAG ACTTGGACTCATCAACAGAGGACCCAGTCTCTCCTAAGAGGAAAAGCAGGCGGCgctccagctgcagctctgaGCCCAACACACCTAAGAGTGCTGCCAAGTGTGAGGGAGACATCTTCACCTTCGACAGAGCAG GCACAGATGGAGAAGACATCCTGGGTGAACTGGAGTTTGATAAGGTGCCGTACTCGTCCCTACGACGAACTCTAGACCAGAGGAGAGCGCTGGTCATGCAGCTGTTCCAGGAGAACGGCTTCTTCCCATCAG CCCAGGCCACTGCAGCCTTCCAGACACGATACTCGGACATCTTTCCCACCAaggtgtgtttgcagctgaagATCAGGGAGGTCCGACAGAAGATCATGCAGACAGCTGCCCCGTCTGAGGCCTTGGGTGTGGGGTGCTCTGACTCCACCTCTTCCCTCCCCGGACCGTCCAGCTCCCAGTCAGGAGAAGGATCTGGGAGAGGAGGCGGGGAGACACAAGGCGACGAGGTAGAGCGGGAGGCAGAACCGAGCCCAGAGGAGCCTCGTGATTCACAGGACTCTTCTAGATGA